The following coding sequences lie in one Pseudomonas monsensis genomic window:
- a CDS encoding LysR family transcriptional regulator, whose amino-acid sequence MISQEVLLAFVQAATEGSFSAAARKLGRSQSTISAAVASLEIDLDLQLFDRTSRKPSLTPAGHVMLQRAEAILAASSRMEMTARQLAEGVEPKLTVALSDTYQSARFEAALVEFEQRYPDLELECLIAECDDLIELVQRGRAHLAFAEMQDSYPPDLVTSTVAERTDIALFVKDDHNLTGVENIDQAVLQQHRELRLATIVNPYDSRAKGRVWSAPSYLMLMEMAEMGFGWAALPRWLVGRFGNGSLVELTVRGWPRPVYVDALWSRIYPPGPAGSWLLSKMLE is encoded by the coding sequence ATGATTTCGCAGGAAGTGCTGCTGGCGTTCGTCCAGGCGGCGACCGAAGGTTCGTTCTCGGCGGCGGCGCGCAAACTGGGGCGCAGTCAGTCGACCATCAGCGCGGCAGTGGCCAGCCTGGAGATCGACCTCGATCTGCAACTGTTCGATCGCACCAGCCGCAAACCGAGCCTGACCCCGGCCGGCCATGTGATGCTGCAACGGGCCGAAGCGATTCTGGCGGCCAGCAGTCGCATGGAAATGACGGCGCGGCAACTGGCCGAAGGCGTCGAGCCGAAGCTGACCGTGGCGCTTTCCGATACCTACCAATCGGCGCGCTTCGAAGCGGCGCTGGTCGAGTTCGAGCAGCGTTATCCCGATCTGGAGCTGGAATGCCTGATCGCCGAGTGCGACGACCTCATCGAACTGGTCCAGCGTGGTCGCGCACATCTGGCGTTTGCCGAAATGCAGGACAGCTATCCGCCGGACCTGGTGACCTCGACGGTGGCCGAGCGCACAGACATTGCCCTGTTCGTGAAGGACGACCACAACCTGACCGGCGTCGAAAATATCGACCAGGCGGTTCTGCAGCAGCATCGCGAGTTGCGGCTGGCGACCATCGTCAATCCCTACGACAGCCGGGCGAAGGGCCGGGTGTGGTCCGCACCGAGTTACCTGATGCTGATGGAAATGGCCGAGATGGGCTTTGGCTGGGCGGCGCTGCCGCGCTGGCTGGTGGGGCGCTTCGGTAATGGCTCGCTGGTGGAACTGACCGTGCGCGGCTGGCCACGACCGGTGTACGTCGATGCGTTGTGGTCGCGGATTTATCCGCCAGGGCCGGCGGGGAGCTGGTTGTTGAGCAAGATGCTGGAATAG
- a CDS encoding YciI family protein encodes MKYLCLVYSDERLLHTSPDSPEDAECWAYAESIQGSGRMVAAEALESVQTATTVRMRNGKLSITDGPFAETKEQLAGFYLIDAKDLNEAIQVAGNIPAARVGSVEVRPVRQLNV; translated from the coding sequence ATGAAGTATCTATGCCTGGTCTACAGCGATGAGCGCCTGCTGCACACGTCGCCCGACAGCCCGGAAGACGCCGAATGCTGGGCGTATGCCGAGTCGATTCAGGGCAGCGGCCGCATGGTTGCCGCCGAAGCGTTGGAGTCGGTGCAGACCGCGACCACGGTGCGCATGCGCAACGGCAAGCTGTCGATCACCGATGGCCCGTTCGCGGAAACCAAGGAGCAACTGGCCGGTTTCTACCTGATCGACGCCAAGGACCTCAACGAAGCGATTCAAGTCGCCGGCAACATTCCGGCGGCCCGGGTCGGCAGCGTCGAAGTGCGCCCGGTGCGGCAGCTGAATGTCTGA
- a CDS encoding YybH family protein: MSAHADIQSLINTYREAVMSKNVEQVMALYADDIVSFDAIKALQFKGKAAYRAHWEACMEMCAGPHVFEFHELAIETADNLAFAHWVAHCGGTNDKGETQSCWMRATACYRQVGGTWKIAHEHWSAPFDPMSGATLFDVQP, encoded by the coding sequence ATGAGCGCACACGCTGACATCCAGAGCCTGATCAATACTTACCGCGAGGCGGTGATGAGCAAAAACGTCGAGCAAGTCATGGCGTTGTACGCCGACGACATCGTCTCGTTCGATGCGATCAAGGCCCTGCAATTCAAGGGCAAGGCGGCCTACCGCGCACACTGGGAAGCCTGCATGGAAATGTGTGCCGGCCCGCACGTTTTCGAGTTCCACGAGCTCGCCATCGAGACCGCCGACAACCTCGCCTTCGCCCACTGGGTCGCGCATTGCGGCGGGACCAACGACAAGGGCGAAACCCAGAGCTGCTGGATGCGCGCCACCGCGTGTTATCGGCAGGTGGGCGGGACGTGGAAGATTGCCCACGAGCATTGGTCGGCCCCGTTCGATCCGATGAGCGGCGCCACGCTGTTCGACGTGCAGCCCTGA
- a CDS encoding RNA polymerase sigma factor, which yields MSDVRARVEQVYREDSRRILATLIRLLGDFDLAEEALHEAFFVAVERWQRDGVPDNPRTWLVSTGRFKAIDVLRRRARFKASQPLLLAQLEELEQADWSGEDVEDDRLRLIFTCCHPALAADAQVPLTLREVCDLTTEEIARAFLSAPAAIAQRIVRAKAKIRDAKIPYQVPGLSELPERLDSVLRVIYLVFNEGYSASMGAELIREDLTREAIRLGRLLMELLPEPEVMGLLALMLLHESRRPARTSPDGELVLLDDQDRSRWDAGLIVEGCALVERALTTRRFGPYCLQAAIAAVHAEAPSAAQTDWQQIVGLYDVLLRAMPSPVIELNRAVAVAKRDGALAGLTLIEGILDRGELQDYHLAHSARAEFCRQLGRVEQARLAYRRALELTRQEPERRFIEGRLSELD from the coding sequence ATGTCTGACGTCCGGGCGCGGGTCGAGCAGGTCTATCGCGAGGATTCGCGGCGGATCCTCGCGACGCTGATTCGCCTGCTCGGCGATTTCGACCTCGCCGAAGAAGCCTTGCACGAGGCGTTCTTCGTCGCGGTCGAGCGCTGGCAGCGCGACGGTGTGCCGGACAATCCGCGCACCTGGCTGGTGTCCACCGGGCGCTTCAAGGCCATCGACGTGCTGCGCCGACGTGCGCGTTTCAAAGCCTCGCAGCCATTGCTGCTGGCGCAACTTGAAGAACTGGAACAGGCCGACTGGAGTGGCGAAGATGTGGAAGACGATCGCCTGCGGTTGATCTTCACCTGCTGTCACCCGGCGCTGGCGGCGGATGCGCAAGTGCCGCTGACCTTGCGCGAAGTCTGCGACCTCACCACTGAAGAAATTGCCCGCGCCTTTCTCTCGGCGCCGGCGGCCATCGCCCAGCGCATCGTGCGGGCCAAAGCCAAGATCCGTGACGCGAAAATCCCCTATCAAGTCCCCGGCCTGAGCGAACTGCCCGAACGCCTCGACAGCGTGTTGCGGGTGATCTATCTGGTGTTTAACGAAGGCTATTCGGCGTCGATGGGGGCTGAACTGATCCGTGAAGACCTGACCCGCGAGGCGATCAGGCTCGGGCGTTTGCTGATGGAGCTGCTGCCGGAACCGGAGGTGATGGGGCTGTTGGCGTTGATGCTGCTGCACGAGTCGCGGCGGCCGGCGCGTACCTCGCCGGACGGCGAGTTGGTACTGCTGGATGACCAGGACCGCTCGCGCTGGGATGCCGGGCTGATTGTCGAAGGTTGCGCACTGGTGGAGCGGGCGCTGACCACGCGGCGATTCGGTCCGTATTGCCTGCAAGCGGCGATTGCTGCGGTGCATGCCGAGGCGCCTTCAGCGGCGCAAACGGATTGGCAGCAGATCGTCGGGCTGTATGACGTATTGCTCCGAGCGATGCCATCGCCGGTGATCGAACTGAACCGCGCGGTGGCGGTGGCCAAACGGGATGGGGCGTTGGCCGGGTTGACGCTGATCGAGGGGATCCTGGATCGCGGCGAATTGCAGGATTACCACCTGGCGCATTCGGCGCGGGCGGAGTTCTGTCGGCAGTTGGGGCGGGTGGAGCAGGCGCGGCTGGCGTATCGGCGAGCGCTGGAGCTGACGCGGCAGGAGCCGGAGCGGCGGTTTATCGAGGGGCGGCTGAGCGAGCTGGATTGA